Part of the Nicotiana sylvestris chromosome 2, ASM39365v2, whole genome shotgun sequence genome, CTTTCTCTTCGACTCCAATCCCTTTGCTAGTAAAAGTGTCGATAGTTGTATTACCTCAACGATTGCAAACATTTCTTTGGTGGAGGGTTATTCACCGTATACCATTTTGATTCCCTCTAAtgttgggaatttcaagacttgatgaaGCGTCGAGGGTATTGCTCTCATATTATTaatccaaggccttccgagcAGAGTGTTGTATCTCAAGTCACCCTCGATTACATGgaactttgtttcttggatggCTCCGGCCACATTCATTGGTAAAGTaatttcccctttggtggtttcactcgCCATGTTGAAGCCGTTAAGTACTCGAGTTGTGGGCACAATTGGATCTTGCAGGACGAGTTGTTCTATGACCCTTGATCgaataatattggccgagctatcTGGATCAATCAATGcacatttaacttgaattttattcacaaggatagatattaccagtgcgtcattgtgaggttggCCAATTCCTTCTGCATCCTCatcgttgaaagacaaggtttCTTCTAGTAAGTAGtctcgagttcgcttttcccttgTGATTGTCACCTTGATGCGTTTGAATATTGGTccttgaggaatatcgaccccaccaacgatcatatgaattacGTGTTGTGGTTCTTCCTATTAGTTTTCCTGTTTGCATCCTTATCTCTGAAGTGAGTTTTAGCTCGGTCACTCAGGAATTCGAAGGTGACCCCCGTTGAATAGACGAGTTACCTCCTCCCTCATTTGTCTGCAGTCTTCGGTTTTGTGACCATGGGTACCATGGTATTTGCATATTTGATTAGGGTTCCTTTGAGCTGGATCGGTCTGCAGGGGCCTGGGCCACCTAGTATTGTTGATCCGTCCAATGGCCAATTCAATACACGATGCATCGCcactgaagttgtattccgataatcGCAGTGGTTTTGTGGGTTCGACATGTTTATCGAAGCCACTTTTACTCATGAGACTTCGGGAGCTCTGTCCTCAATCATTCCTTCGATCATTTCGAACAGGGTTACGACCTGGGCTATTATTTCTACGATCTGTGTTTTATGGTTGATACCGATATCTGTTCGATCAGAGTTCTCTGTCGATATCTCTTTGAATTCTGCCGACGTGCCTATTTGGGTAAACGGAACCGGAAAGGGGCTCTCAattgatcatcctcgaccctgatctttgactggtatcgattATGCACATCGGCCCAAGTCATGGCTGGATATTCAATTAAATTCTGCTTTAATTGTCGTGATTCTATCGAACTTCattcattcaaaccttgagtgaaagcttgaacagcCTGCGTTTTATCTGGGACCGAGATATGAATTCTCTCAACATTTCGTTGTCCTTTTGCCTTACCTTGAAGAGGTCTAATTTCCTTGTTGCAACTTTAATGCCTCCGGCGTTGGCTTTCACACAAGAATCTACGAGCATAGCAAACGAATTAACAGAGCTAGGTggtaagttatgataccatatcatggcatccttcgataaagtttctccaaacttttttagttgaacagattcaatctcatcatcttctaagtcattcccTTTTATTGCGCACGTATAAGAAGTGACATGTTCATTAGGGTCGgtggttccattgtatttggAATTTCTGGCATGCagaatttcttcgggatgggcttcggaTCCGCACTTGGAAGGAAAGGcttctgcacgaacttcttcgaatccaaaccctttagaaTCGGGCGTGTCCCCGGTATTTGGTCAACCCGTGAGTTGTACGtttctacctttttatcattagccTAGATTTTCTTTTCACCTGATTCGTTCCTtttagtgagctcctcgagcatcttcgTAATGGCTGGATCAGTCCCCGACTCATTAGCGTTCGATTTCTCCGATACAGATTTGATTCTATGAACAACTTCTTGTGATATTTCGAACTCAATTTTGTTTGGTACTCGATTTTGATTTTGGAGTTGCGCTATCGCAGCTTGTTGAGTCTGCAACATTTtgaatatcattcgaaggctaattcTGCCTTATTTACCGCTCTGTGCGTTCTGATCTGCTGCTCAGGCATCTCTGCGGACTCTATTTTCATGGTCGACGCCCAAATTCCCATTAATGGCAATATGACAGCTGACATCGACTGGGTCTACGACCGGTAGTCCATCAGGGTTGACTGGAGGTACTCCGTTTTCCGGGGCGACTGTGTTTTCGTTTTCGCCATGAAGACCAAGGCCGTTGTCCATATGAGTGGGCGTTACTTTAGATTTTGACATAttgattcctgaaatcaaagacacttATGAGAACAAGTGTAAAGCAGTGTGTGTTATAGGAATTAAtaccaggcaatcactattatccttagccccacagtgggtgccaaactgtttacccttaaaattggataacaattaaacttataatgtgattttaaggacacgtgatttcacctaataccaattgataaatgtaAGGATTAGTAATAGAAATTGATAATAAGATAAAGCAAACCAGTATTTTCATGTAATTCAGTTCTCAAACTAGGATGCCCTCGAGCTGGTCAGTACCAAATAGTTAAGAAATAAACAAGCAGATGAAAGAGAGTATAAGCTAGAAAGGAAGTgttgtattgctttgatatgcgtgaaTGTAAGATGTCtacaaaatgattagaacccattttatatagtagaggaatcctatctatggtacaattctaattacggaagtaaatcccatAATTCGCCTAAATAACCagccttgatttgatctgttccgaaATGTTCGCCATGGTCTTCGACCGGTCGCGGATATCTCGCTTTTCTGTTATTGCGTTTTGCTCGAAGTTTGCCCTATTTGGTCTCGATCCCTACTGGCCTCGATCTTGACAGACACCTCAATTCTCAAACTCGGCACCTTGTCCTCGTGCTCTGGTCTGATCCACTACGAGGCCGACCCTCGATGCAATTCCCTAGTctcgatcaaatagtaaaatcAGGTAGGCCCGGTTTTAACCGTTTACACTACGGTACTTTGTTTTACTTCTAAATTCCGCCACTTCTTTATACATTCACTTCTTCGCATGCTGAATAATCCACTTGGTAGAAATATAGAATTCGCCACTGACTAATCCACAAATGTTCTAATAAGCTAATGATAAAATACATAAACGATCCTTTTAAGTTGTCCTCAACTATTAGGTAGGCACCTGCACCTCAACTGAGTCCATTTCTGGTTAGATGTTTTAAGCCTTTAATAAAATTGGTCAACTAGTTGGCCTCAAATTCCAGGTAGGCACCTCAACTGAGATCATTTCTAATTAGATACTTTAAGCTATTAATAAAATTGGTCAACTAAACACTCAAGACTAACAAACCTCATGCATGAATTACACTTTCGGATGGGTTTAAGAGACACTTCTACCCAAGCAGAAATGTTTATTTGGTCATTAGCATTTTTGATGTGTCTACCTAATAGTTGAGAACAACTTAAAGGGGCCGTTTATGTATTGTTATGACAATAATTTATGACAACCTTTGGATATTAACATAGATATTGAAAGCAAGGGGCGAATGTAGTGTTGAACCCACTAACTTTTGATGCGCGCAgaataaaaatttatatgtaaaaattcattaaaattacaACTAAGCTTGAAAGTTGAACCCATAAGATTTAAATCATAGACCCGCCTATGTTGATAGCTGCTAAAATGTTATAATAAGCTAATTGACAATAAGTTATCGAAATTTTTGCATATTAAACTATCATAATTCATGAGATATAAAAGGATTTGAGTCCAAAATTTCCTGCCCCCCCCTCATTTTTATTGTAATAATAAGAGAACAGTAAGAAAAAAAGACATCTTAGGGACCataacacattttttttttctaGCATAATTGTTTTCAGTCTACAACTTGAAAAACTACCAATAATAAAATTTACATCCACGAAATGCACACAAGACAGAACTCTTAATGAAGCACCAGCCACAGGGCAGCCTAATAACTAGGAAAACAAACAACGAGACCGTTGGTTGCAGAGAAGAATGTTACattttcttgacctcatcttctACAGGATCACGAAGTGTTCCGAACATCCAGTCCATCCATATTGTGTAATGACCATAATTATGCCGGTACGTAGTATGGTGGATGGTATGGTAGCCAGCACCCATAACTGGCCACACCTTCGCATGTATGCAGTCATGGATATTTGCAGTCCATATGGCTTCGATGAATAAGAGAGCTATGTGTGTCGTAAAATGTACGGGCAACAGGAAAAGAGCTACTACATGTGGCACTGCCTGCAGTATTCCATCCAATGGGTGGAACGCCAAACCTAATTTCCAAAGCAACAAGTCACGTTAGTGATTGGTGTTGGAACAGAACTCTCGAATTATGGCCAGATACACTATAAGAGAAACTAGGACATTCGAAGATCAAAACAAGCCTGAGAGGAAATATTAGACAATTAAAGTACATAGAAACCATATCATTGCTTAATTGGACTCCATTAACTTGTTGCAATGTGGAGAAGATTTGACAACCAATTTCCTGGAACGTGTAAGCTATGGAAAGAGGTAAGACCGTGTGTGTCAAATGATCCTAGCATTCTTGTAAAGGAGTAGCAGTCTCGTGATGTAGAAATATTCAATTTCCATGcagtttaatttattttataactcattGAGGCGGTGATTAGACGTATGAAAGCAAGTCAAGCTTTTCGAGTAAACTGGATTTTAAGGCAGAAAAAGTTGGATAAAGAAATTCCAGTAGACTGTTCTCTTCCCATGTTCTCTAATACAGCTTTGCATTGATAAAGAGGGGCCAATAGTGGGCCGTTACTCAGTTTAACAATGTGTAACCACTTCATCCCCTCTGATTCCTGCTAACTAAATAAGGGACTGGTGTACCACCAATGACCAGTGTGAGTTCATTCGCAAGACTCTCTTTTATCTCCAATCATATAGGAAAAAATCGAAGCACAATTAGATCAACAGGTTATTGACAAAGCAGGAGCAAGAAGCCTACCTAGTAGGGAAGCTACAAGTTGTTTTCAAAATAGACCAAAGTCATGAGATGGAACTCACCAGCAAATGGGGAGAGTGTATTTTGCTTGTTGTAAATATGATGTGTAGCATGGAGATATTTGTACAGAGGTTTTATGTCATGCAACTCGCGATGCATCCAGTAGATGCCGAATTCTACTATTACCAAATAAACTGCCATATAGATAAGGTAGGAAAGCCATCCAACGTCGCTAATTCTTGAGAAACATTTTGTCCACCCATTTACAATCATATACTCAGAAAGTGACGGAAGAGCACAATAAAATGGCATAGCTTTCATGGCAACTCCTATTTGCAAGAGCATAGCTCTATTTGAAGGGATGGCATCTGCAATGACAACATTCATTAAGCTGAAAATATCATGTTTTCTTCCAAACCAACATCAGATGAGAATATATGAAGCAAGATGCAAATTTACTTTTACCAAAGCacacaataaaaaaaaaagtagcTATAGAAATTGATGGCTTAGTACTCAAAGAGGTCATTAATTAATATGAATTGCTAGTTCAAGGCTTTTTCATCCATAGAAGATAATTAAGTTTATCTAGCCTGTTCTAGCACATTGTTAAGCAGGGCCGGCTCTAACGTGATGACTAGTAAGGCTAGTGTTGGGGGCCTCATGTTTTAAAAATACTTCCTCCATTCCAATATATGTAAACTTGTTTGACTgtgcacggagtttaagaaaaaactgAAGACTTTgtgaatttgtggtcctaaacaagtcaaaaaaggACCCAAAgtatttatgtggttataaagcttctcattaaggatagaattgtaagtttaagctaaattgttaccaaatttaaaaatgggtcattctttttggaacggaccaaaaaggaaataggttcacataaattggaacagagggagtaataaGTTTCCaagtatttaaaaaaataatatttagtagTTTTAATAAAAAAGTAGAGTTTTTaatataaaaggaaagaaaactcTTTAGATAGATAAATAAAGTAATATTTTGACAAACTTAAAAATGGGGAGATGAATAGTTTCCCAACTTTTCAGTTTTACTCCTTCATTAGTTAACGTATAAAATTTTTACTCTCCATTTTCTTAATATGTTCAAGTCAATCTTTTTTTCCCCAATCTCTTCATATTTCAGAAACTCCTACATATTTTCAGTCTTTCTTCTTTAATATTCTTACTCATCTTCTTTCTTCAAGATTTCATTACTCACATTCTTTCTCCAAAGATTTCACTACTCACTTTCTTTCTCCAAAATTTCATTAGTTCAATTGTTCAACAATACCTTTAAGCATCCAATAGTTCTATAATTCTATTGCTCTATAAAATCTCAAGATCAACAAATCTCAAGAAAGATTAAATGAGTTGACTATATTATCAATTGAATAGGAATGATTAGAGAAAACCAATTATAAAAAAGATTACTAACAACGTTGTATCTCAAAAAGTTAGAAGAATAGACTTCAAATAGAACCATATCTTATAAGtaactttcttttaaaattttaggCCTCATATTAAACTTTTTTGACTTTAGGCCTCACATATGCTTGAGCCGCAGCTGTCCATTCTTTTTAGCACCAACACCATAGAGCAGTTCTCTTGCCTTCAAAAGAGAACAATGTGTTGTCATATTCTCAACCaataagaattttttttcctGCCAGGTCCATCTGGTCAAAGTTAATGTGTCATAACATTTTTTTTGGTAGTTTGTTAAGGTTCCATAACATAAATTTGGATCTAATTAATCAGCATTAGTCGCtgaagaatgaaagaaaattGATATTAGACAAATTCCCTCTGTCCTCTAATTATGGCAAGCTGGTAGGCTCAGATCTGACTAGCTAAAAAAAAACCTTTTCTCTTCCAAATTAGAGGATAAGTGAATATGCTCATGAGCAGCATTTGACCTCAAATATCAGATTCTAATTTATTTCAACTACCTTAATCCATGAAAGGGTCAAAAGCAATTTCATCAAagaccaaaacaaaaaaaaacaaaaaaaaaaaaaaatctgaccTTTAGGGATATAGACATTGCGCTTCAGGCGATAGATGTAGAAGCACCAAAGAAAACCAGATATAAAGTAAAGTAACACCCCACCAATGTAATTCCTGAGCCAACCCTGAAACCAATGAGGAAGTGGACCCCACCATGATTCCGGTAAGAATGTACCTAAAACCACCCGATTGTAAAACGATGTCTCCTCTATGAATAAATTCAGGTAGTCGTCCATGTTCCGAAACGACGACGTATGGTCAAAAGGGTTTAAGCAGATTCCGATGGGGATGGTTAGGAGAAGAAAACaaggaaaattgagaaaaagacaGATGGGAGAAAATAACAAAGCCTTTTCGTGGGGCAGCACAGCACGACAGTGTGTTGTGTCAAGTGATTAAAGTGCGCATCAATTAATTAAATTCCTTGTTGACTTGTCCAGTGGAAAATGCAATATTGGGAAACGTGATTTGTATGAAGTACTAGTTTTGCCTGTCTCTCGCTGTCAGGCTGAGTGCTTGGCCTTTAAATTGCTCTAGCTCATAGCTTTTGCCTAAACTTATGACAAGTCAAAAGTACTACTCCCTATATTCCCGTGAACTTGTTTAATGAACacgagtttaagaaaaaataaaatttatgaaatttgtgatcttaaacaagttaaaaaggatttaaagtatttgtgtggttatgaAAGCTTCTTATTAAggatagaattgtaagtttaagctaaattattttcaaatttagaaatgggTCATTCTTTTTTAAACGGACCGAAAAAGAAATAAGTTCACATACAttagaacggagggagtagtacgTAATAAAAATTGGAGATGTTAGTTAAAAATGAAAATTGTTTAAGCGACATAGTAAAAGCATAAATtaatttttcaatatttttgTTAATAAATTTTATTTACAAAATAACTCATTATTGATTTCAAAAGGGAAATCAACCATTTAGAATGTTCttcctttcattttcttcttcaccaagtttatttttatttccattaatttttcGAGTCTTTCTTTCACAAATATCATAGAATCCCAAACAAAAAGTGaagcattttatttttaattaaataattgaaaaACTTAATAAAAATTTTAatgataaataattaaaaaaatattttttacttaatattaattttatatatgaaagaaaaaaatgtatatatcttTCATAATTTGAcgccatttttaaaaaaaaaaagttaaacaaAAAATGTTTTATGATACTTAAAAAAGAATTTTTaattgattagccaaacacaaattgtAATATTTGTAACATTTCCCAAGCACTTTCAAGAAATACTTTTGGGAGTTTGAAAATTTGACGAAACATAATTCATATCAAATTTTGTTCAACGAAAAGAAAAGGTACCACGACAATACTTTTCTTTCTATGTTTATGTTATTTTGCGACCTCCCCCTCCCCCCTAAGTTTTGTAGCACGGATTCTGAATTGGTATTAGGTGTGTTCATgaaaatccgaaaatccgaaccaaaccgaaaatcaaagcaaaccgaccaaaaaaatcgatactttttggtttgatttggttttggttttgaaatttaaaaaccgatcaaatttggtttggttttggttttaattaaaaaaatcgaaccaaaccgaatataggagtacctattttaaatttattattacgcctatatatatatatatatatgtatatatatatacaaagttttaaaaaatttatagtagtaaatattaatcgtttgcacttttagtacagttttttacctttacattctagtttaattggtagttttcttttgttaagtgtaagaatctatttcatgttaaaaataatatatttttaattgagtccttaaattattcatcactatttgattcaattatcatcaatatatcttggtaaataatagatttctcaaagggcaattaatttaatagtgttacgttgaaaatgtggtcgccgaaatgtgtgtttggtagtgtatgtcttatatttaagaaaaaaccgataAATAACcggaaaaaccgacataaaccgaatcgagaaaaaaccgacttaattggtttggtttggttctaatattgaaaaccgacttaattggtttggtttctttttagagaaaaatcgatccaaaccgaATCATGAACGCCCCTAATTGTTGTTATTTCTATGTCCCTTTTGAgacctccccctccccctcccctcccccctcCACACACAAAAAGTACTTTTCTTATTACGGTTATAGTCCTATTTTGTGAATAATAGTTACTCCATTCGTTTAAAAAGAAGAACAAAGAGTTTGGACTGCCAGTGACATAATGAGAATATCTAATTTTGAGTTTTTATGGAAACCAATGGATAAGAGGTTACAATTCTAATATTTGAGTCAGTAGTTCAACTCTCAATGCCATTTTGACAACTGTTGTCCAATTAATCTTCTATGTTTTCCTATCAACTATGTGTGATGGAAATTTTAGtttaaaagagaaaagagaagcaGTACCATTGAGGCTAAATTGAACTATTGACGAAAAGAGTAATGGTATTTCTTGCTCTTCTATACTACTTGCGCAGTACACTGCTTTGGGACTCTTAGCCCATTCCTCTTAACAGGCCTTTAacttgggagaaattcaaaaatagccagaatTACAACTGGTCgtcaaaaatagcccaatttcaaaagtaatcgaaatttagccactttttatgtaaagataaatctgagtgaaaacactgttcaaaacccgaaaaatacgtcagtatattatgttggagttccagtataagtatacttgaactccagcatattatactggagttccaggataactccatcataatatactggagttccagcaagtataccggtcaagcataatatactagaatttggagcatcggtgctccagtCCCCAGtgtattatactggagccagcaaagtataccggtccagcataatatgttggagttcatatacagatgcaccgaactccagtatattatgctggatcggtctctattgcagcaaaatagtggctatttttcattgacttggtaaacgttggctatttttgaatgaccagtctgaaaactggttataccgtgctatttttacctttAACTTGCCACCAGCAATCAGTTCCCATTCGTCTCGCCCTGTTTTCCCGAGAT contains:
- the LOC104230596 gene encoding delta(7)-sterol-C5(6)-desaturase-like; this encodes MDDYLNLFIEETSFYNRVVLGTFLPESWWGPLPHWFQGWLRNYIGGVLLYFISGFLWCFYIYRLKRNVYIPKDAIPSNRAMLLQIGVAMKAMPFYCALPSLSEYMIVNGWTKCFSRISDVGWLSYLIYMAVYLVIVEFGIYWMHRELHDIKPLYKYLHATHHIYNKQNTLSPFAGLAFHPLDGILQAVPHVVALFLLPVHFTTHIALLFIEAIWTANIHDCIHAKVWPVMGAGYHTIHHTTYRHNYGHYTIWMDWMFGTLRDPVEDEVKKM